GTTCGAGGCCGCCGACATGAAAAGAAAGAGCGACACCGCCTACAGGTTCGCCGCGCTCTGGCGGGACGTAAAGGAAGTATTCATCGAAGCCACGAGCAGGGCCGTATATCTATGCGCCAGCCTGCTCATGAGCGCGCTTTCTCTCTAGGCCAGGGTTCAAGTCCTCTCCGGTTCCTTACCCAAGACCGTTCTCAGATGCAAGTACGCTTTAGAGCAAGGTTAGAGGCGAGCGGCTCATGAGAGGCCGCACTCCTCCAGAAAGCTCCGGATTTGGACGGCGTATCGGGCAGGATCCGTCGCTATCGAGGAAGCGTGACCGGCTCCGGGTACAACGAGGAGTTTTTTCGGGCCGGTCTTTTTGGCTTCGTACATTTTTCGGCTCATGAAAGCCGGCACATACCAGTCGTCGGAGCCGTGAACGAACATCACCGGCGCCCTGACTCCCCCGACAGCCTTTATGGGGCTTATATCCGCGAAGCTCATGCCCGTTCTGACACGAGTGATGAGACCGGCAATATCCATGAAGGGAAAGGCCGGAAGATGGAAATCCTTTTCGACTCTTATCTTCAACAACTCTTTGAGATCGGAGAATCCACAATCGGCTATGCAGAACGATATTTTCTCATCAATCGCCAGATACTGGAGCGCGATCGCCGCGCCCATCGATTCGCCGTGCAGGCCGACGGTCGTTTCCTCTCCCGTTCTCTCCAGAACCCACTCCTTGACGGCTTTCAAGTCGTACTTCTCGTAGTGGCCGAAAGTGGTGTCTTTACCGCCGCTTTTGCCGTGGTTTCTGTGATCGTAAGCCATCACGTTGAACCCAAGATCGAGAAAGATCCTTGCGTATTTCATCGATCCGAAGAGCGAGTAGGTTATTCCGTGGCAGATGATCACGGTCTTTTTCGAGGCGTCGCATGGAAGGTATATGGCGTGTAACTTATAGCCGTAGGGCGAGTCGATCCAGTGCTCCTCCTTCGCAAGTTTATCGTACCAGACAGGGTCGAACCTGCTTTTATCGATCTCCATTCTGTACGTCTCTTCGTATGGAACGCAGCGCGGCTTTATGACCTTGCTTGAAAAAACAAAACCGGCCAGAAGCAGAAAAGCGAAAACCGATAAAGCGATAACGGCAATAATCATATCTCTCCCTCCATCGACTGAACCGCCGGTACGGTTCAGGGGTTAAAATATTACTGGAACGGTATAAAGCGAAAAAACATTTGCCCAAGAACAGATAGATCTTTTCTCAACCACCGCAAAAAGGGGGCGTAACTGAATGAAAAGCGAGCACTGGAAAAACCGGCGTTTTCGGTTGCTGCTTTACGTATTTTTCGGTCTGGCATTTCTCGTTCCTTCTCTCATCATACTAAACAATACCCCATCGATCGTCAATTTGGAAAGCAATTTTGATACTTTGAGAGCGATCGTTGGCATTATTGTACTGATTCAGGGCGCTTTACTGGCAACGGTAGTGATTGTGACCGTGCTTTCGGCGATCATGATCGCCAGCACTTATTCGACCAGACTTCTGTACATGTTCGCCCGTTTCCCGGATAGTTATTTCGTCGCTTGCCTGTTCGCCTTCAACGTGGTCTTTGGCACGCTCCTTCTTGCGAGCTTTCCACAGGCCGGATCGGTCTTGATCAAGGTCTTTATTTCGAGCGGCCTTCTTGCCATATCCTTTTTTGTGCCGTATTTGATTCGGCTTCTGGGGATCATGCAACTGGAAAACGTACTTAGCACCCTGAAAGCGAAGGGAGTCAACACGACGAGGGCAAGCGAGACGGTGAGAATTCTCAAGATACTCGTGCATCTCACCGAAAGGGCCGTCAACGAGAACGATCGGGATGCTTTCTGCGCCATCGTGTCGGCCGCCAGTGAGGTGGCCTCGAGCGCCATTTACAGGGGTGCCGGATCTGAGAACGAGATCTCGAAATGGATAAGAAATCTGGTGGATAACCTCAGGAACTTCACCCTTGAACTCCTGAGAAGGGGCCAGAGCGAGACCGTGATTTCGCTTCTGCAGGCCTACGAAGACCTTGGCGTGGCCCTGCAGGAAGTGAACGAAAACTGGGACTGCCTCGTGATGGAGCTCCTCAAGGATCTCCAGTATATAGATGAGATGTCGCTCGAGGTCGATTTGAGGAATCGAGTGAGCTTTCAAAAGAAGATACGGAAGGCTATAATCGCCATACTCAAGGCCGGTCCCGTCTCTTCAGCGGCCAGTGAAATATTTTCCAGTTCCTTCGTCTCCCTGAACAATCTCCTCAATTCCGGGTGCCTGAACCTGACCTCGAAGGACGAGCTCTCCTCGGTTCTTCAGACGATCAAAGATATGTCGGAGATCGAGGGCAGGTTTTTCAAGGCGAAGATTCTGCCCAACAGTCGCTGGGAACTGGTGCTGGCCGGACTGGCCGAGCAGAAAACCAACAGAGAGATCATGGAGGAGTTGAGAAAGGCCATCGAGAAATCTATAAAAGGTTACGTCAAGAACGGGCAGTGTATCCTCGCCTTCGAAAGGCTTCAGAAGATATACGAAAACTCGCGCGCTTTCAGGGGCTTTTTCGAAGGTTTTTTCGACGCCTCGCTGCTCAACGAGTTCATAGGGAACGCCTGCCCGGTGAAGATCACGGAGGCCGCTATCGGAACGATGCGGGATTTCATTCTTGACAATATTTCCATCGACAAGAGCTTCCTCACCGATACCGCGGTCCGCCTTTCGAATCTCGAATCGATGGGAATCAAGAAGACCGCTCTCGAGATCTTCAGAGATCTTCTATCGCGCCTGGATGCCATGAGCAAGACCTGTACCAACGACAAAAAGATAGACTCGAACAAGACCAGGGAAATAGTGGAGAAGGAAATCTTCGAGAGACTCGCATGAATTTTGGGGGATTCTATGGTAAGACTGGAGAAAATGGCCGCAGAGGATTTCGACGCGTACATTGAAAAGCTCACGGCGAATTATGCGAAGGATAACGTTCGATCCGGCAGATGGACCAGAGAGGAGGCTCTGGAGAAATCGGTCAGCCAGATAAACTCTCTACTGCCGGAGGGGATCGAAACACAGAACCATGTTTTTTTCAGCATAGTCGATGAAGGGACCGGCGACGCGGTGGGATACATCTGGCTCCATGTCGCGCCCGGAGAAGGCCATAAGAAGGCCTTCATATACGATCTAATAATTTTTGAAAAGTTCAGGAAAAGGGGCTACGGCCGCTCCGCCCTCGTTGCCCTGGAAGAGTACGCGAAAGAAAAGGGAATAGCCAGCATCTCTCTCCACGTATTCGCCCACAACGCGGCTGCCTTTTCGCTTTACAGGAAAATGGGCTACGAAGTTACCAGCATGAATATGATAAAGAATATACCGGATACGCAAATGGAGTGATGAGAAAGTGGAGAAGAGAAATAACCCCATAGTTTACTGGGAAATCAACGCAAAAGACGGACCGGCCCTGGCTGAGTTTTACCGGGATGTCTTTGGATGGGAGAGTGCCGTGGACGATACCGGCTTTCACTCGTTCAAGAGTGGGAACGCCGGAGGCATAGACGGCGGAATCTTCACCGGCAAAGGGCTTCTCCCGCCCCACAGGGCTTTGTACATAGAAGTCGAAGATATAAGGGAAGTTCTCGAGAAAGTCTCAAAGCGCGGGATCGAGATTCTGCAGGGTCCCTTTGAATCGGGTAACGCGATTCTCGCCTTTTTCAGGGACCCCGAAGGCCATATGCTGGGTCTGATCGAAAGAAAACCTATCCAGAGCGAGAAATGAAACCCGGCGAATATTGAGCCTCCCGATCCAGCAGGATCATGGATCCAGATCCATTCCGTAGCAGATCCTGGTGCCTACCCTCGTGAATCCCTCCTTGAGGTACAGAGAAAGGGCCTTTTCGTTTTCGGCGTTCACCGAGAGTACACTGTCCAATCCTAATCGCTGAGACAGTTGAACAGCCCTGCGCAGCAGCGCCCTGCCCAATCCCCTTCCCTGGTACTCGGGCAGTACGGCTATCGGCCCAATCTCGAGCATTCCGTCTTCGGTTATTTCACTGAAAAAGAGTCCCACTGGAGTGCCTTCAAAATAAAGCAATTGAATGCCCTCCGCCGGAATGTTATACTTTTCGATCATCGCCGAGACCCGGTCGGGTTTTATGTCGATATGGCCGGCGATCTTCTTGAAAGCGCTGTTGACTATATGGCAGTAAAGCTCTCCGTCTTCTCTCTCGTCGAAGGTCACGAAATCGACCCCCTCTTGAACGGGGACCTGAATATTCGTCATTTTTCTCTTCATGACAAATGAATAGCGCTCGATCTCAAAGCCCAGTCCTTCGAGCACGCGCTGGATTTTTGGCCCGGGCGGAACGAAGAGATAGACGTTAATCACCACCCCCGTGGCTTCTGCAAGGACGGCCTCGAGCAGGCTCCTGTAACCGGCCGGTTCCGATTGAATGGAGTGAAAAATCATGAACCTTCCCTTTCCGGCTCTCCTGTATTGCTCTTCCAGCATGAGCGAGGCGGCGCCGCAGACCCTCAGATCTTCATCGTAGAGCAGAAAGGAGGGGTGATCGTCGTCGATAGTGAAATCATCACCGGGGAGATACGAATCGTCGTGTTCTCCCCCGTATTTGTGGCAGTAAGAAAGAAAATCCTTCAAATTGCCTTCGCATACACGTTCTACCAAATTCGCCGCCTCCCTCTAAGAACGGTCGCTGGTTGTGAGTTGTGCATGGTGCGTTGTGAATTGTGGGTGGTGTGAAAGAGCGAGATGCCGGATCCACTCCTTAGAAAACCGTGATTCTGAGTCAAGCTCAGAATGACGGGAAGGGAGGAAAGACCGCGAAAATGGGGACTGACGGGCTCCTGACGTCTGTCCCGTTTTTCGCGAAGACCGGGATCCTGACCAGGAGTATGTCAGGATGACGGGAAGGGACTGTCATTCCGTAATGCCGCCACACTGTCATCCCGTAATGCTCCTATACGGGATCTCGCTCTTTTGCTCTTTCGAAGGACGGGTCCACGCTCCGGGACGCCGGACGATGGACGGTTCTTCTCGCTCTTCTCGCTCTCTCCAATGACGGCTCTTCTCTCCTCAGTCTCGCTCTCTTTAGCAAGGAGGTTTAATCCACATAATTCTCATAATTTATGGATTATTAATCCATAAAAAGCAAAGAAGATAGTATTATTTACTTGGTGATGAAGATGGATTTTTCGACAGTAGCATTCTACAATCCATGGTGGGATGAAAAAAGCAAAAGCACAGACTACGCTTTTCATCTGGTTGACAAGTACGAGAGTAGCTCATTCAAAAGAGACTACAACGGGTTGTTTGATCTGTCTGGAAATAACCTGTATATCGTCAGGGGTCCACGTCAGATTGGAAAGTCTACTCTACTGAAATTCACCATAGCAAACCTCCTGAAATCGGGAGAGAGGCGCTCAGTACTCTATCTCCCGCTGGATACAATATCCAGAGCCGATGAGCTCAGAAGCCTTTTGATTCAATATCTTCAATTCTCCAGAAACGAAAAGAAGCGATATATATTCATCGATGAAATCACGATGGTCGATCAGTGGCAACGCGCAGTCAAAGAGGTCCGAGACAATACGGAGATGGCCGGTGACTTCTTTGCTCTGTCCGGCTCCTCTGCAAGCGACTTAAAGCGATCATCTGAAAGGCTTCCGGGTAGAAAAGGGCAAAGTGGCGCAGATATTCTCCTTCTTCCGTTGACTTTCAGAGAGTACCTGAGCTGCAAGAAAGTTGACGGACTTCCGAAATGTCAACCCGAGGACATTCTTAAAATGGTTCCGGCAGACTCTTTTGAGCTGCTCATTAAGAACGAAATTCTTAAGACTGAATTCTTCAACTACATAGCTTCTGGAGGATTTCCGTCGGCAGTTGAAGCTTATGCAAAAGGCGAAAGTCGCGAGACTCTGGTAAGAACTTTCTGGGAGATCTTGATAGGAAACATAGAAAGGTATGGCCTTTCAAGGGCAAAACTCATCCAGATACTTACATATGTCTCTACCAGACTCTCATCAAGGTTCTCCTGGAACAGCGCGGCAAGCGAGACGGAAATAGACACAAAGACATTTCAAAAATACGTTGAAGTGCTTGGAATCGACTACTTACTCCTTACCCTCAAGCACATGGATCAAAAAACACATCTCACTTCAGAAAAGAAACAGAAGAAGATATATTACTGCGACAGACTAATCAGCGACGTAGTCTCGCAAAAGCTTGGTCTTCAGCTCGACAGGAGCGCGATACTGGAGAACATCATGACGACCAACTGCGTATTCGCCTTTGGAAAGAACCTTGACAACGGACTTGATTCGATTACTGAAGTCGGTTACTGGTACTCAAAAGAAGGGAAGGAAATCGACCTGCTGGTGAAAAACGTTCCGATAGAGCTAAAGTACCAGAACAGCATAATCCCGCAAGATCTCTCGACCATAAAAAGACACTTCAAGAAGGGGATAATCCTTTCGAAGCATACTCTTGACCTCTCAGGAGATATAAAAATACTGCCTCTTCACATCTTCCTCGCGATTACTGGAGAGTAAAACCTTCCTGGATTACCCGGGCAAAGTGACTTAACGCCGTCATTCCGTGATGTCCCCGCGGAGCCTGCCCTGAAGAGCCTGCCCTGAAATGATCCTATTCAGGGTCATCCCGTGCACCCATCCTGTCATCCCGTAATGATCCTATACGGGATCTCGTTCTTCTCTCTCTTCTCACTCTTTCGAAGGACAGGGATGCCGGATCGGGGTCCGGCATGACGGGAAGGACTGTCATCCCGGGCTCCGACCCGGGATCCACTCCTTAGAAAACCGTGATTCTGAGTCAAGCTCAGAATGACATTAAGTGGGTCCGGCATGACGGGAAGAGCTTGCAGATCTCCACTATCACCTCGACGGCCTTCACCATGGACTCGATCGGCACGTATTCGAAACGGCCGTGGTAATTCATCCCTCCGGTGAAGATGTTTGGCGTGGGCAATCCCATGAAGGAAAGCCTCGCCCCATCGGTGCCTCCCCTGACCGGCTCTATAACAGGTTCGATTCCCACGTTTCTCATAGCGCGGGCCGCGATGTCCACGATGAACATGACCGGTTCGATCATCTCCCGCATGTTTCTGTAAGAATCCTTGACGGTCACGCTGACAGTGCCTTCCCCGTATTTGGCGTTGAGGAAAGCCGCCGCGTACTGCATCAATCGCTTTCGGTTTTCGAACCTCTCGCGCGAGTGATCGCGTATTATATAGTTGAGGTTCGTCTCCTCGACCGTGCCGGCCATGCTGGTCAGGTGGAAGAAGCCCTCCCTGCCCTGCGTGGCCGCGGGCGTCTCGGCAGCCGGAAGCAGGCTTATGAACTCCGAGGCGATCAGCATCGAATTCTTCATCCTGTCCTTGGCCGAGCCCGGGTGTATGTTCAGACCCGTTATCTTCACCTTCGCGCCGGCCGCGTTGAAGGTCTCGTACTGGAGCTGGCCCAGCGCGCCCCCATCGACGGTGTAAGCGTAATCGGCGCCGAATTTCTCCACGTCGAAGTGATCGGTCCCCTTGCCGACCTCCTCGTCCGGAGTGAAGCAGACCCTGATCTTGCCGTGTTTTATCTGCGGATGCTCCATGAGGTACTCTAGCGCCGTGACGATCTCGGCGATCCCGGCCTTGTCGTCGGCGCCCAGAAGTGTCGTCCCGTCGGTTACTATCAGTTCCTGGCCCCTGTAATCCAGCAGCTCGGGGTAGGTAGAAGGATCTAGCACTATCCCCTTCTCGGGATTGAGCGTTATCTCTCCGCCTTCGTACCTGACTATTCTTGCCTTGACATCCTTCCCGCTAGCGTCCGGGCTGGTGTCCATGTGAGCCACAAAGCCGATCACCGGCACCCTTGCATCGGTGTTGGCTCCAAGCGTGGCCATTACGTAGCCGTGCCCGTCCAGCGATACCTCTTCCAGACCGAGCCCCTCCAGTTCGTCTCTCAACAGTGCCGCGAGTTTAAGCTGACCTTCGGTCGTCGGGCTCGAGTCGGAATCGTGGCTCGAAGTCGTTTCGACCGAGACGTACCTCATGAAGCGGTCAATCATCCTTTTCATCCACATCACTCCTTCCCTTTTTCCTCTTTCTATTCAACTGTACCAGTATATCCACCATTTCGCGCGGCCTCGCCGCCAGCCTGTTTGCTATGACTGAGGCCGAATTGAATATCATACCGGCCACTGACCGCTCCTTTCTGGTCTTCACTCTCCTCAGCAGAAAGAGCGAGAGCCCCCTTAGCACGAAGGTGACGAAGAAGAGGATTTGAATGCCGTAAAACCTCATCCCCAGAATCTCCCAGCCGAATTTGTTCAAATAGGAGGCCAGAAACCCTCCGGCGAGAGAGCCGACCAGAGCCGCCCCGCCGTTGGCGAAGGAGAGCAGCGCGTAGTACGACTCGGTATTCACCCCGTCGAGGAGATCGAGCATCGTCGTGAAGAGACAGAGGTTTATGGCGCTCCAGGAGATCGTGCCGATCAGAGTGTCGATATAGAGAAGATAGACCGTCTGCTCGTTCATGAAGACCCAGAGGATAATCTTTATGAACGCGCCGAACACGCCGAACTCGAGCACAGCCTGGCTCCCTATTCTGTCGGCTATCTTGCCCCAAATGAAATAGAAGACCATCGTGAGGAGCGAGCTGAAAACATTGAGAATGCTCAAGAACGAATAACCCAGCTTCATATTTACCAGCTCGTGATACGAGAAAAACGGCGAGGTGATCGCTATCGAAAAGCTCCAGAAGGCGTAAAATACCAGATAAGGCATGAACTTCCTGTCCTTCGTGACGGCCCTGAAGAGTCCCCTGCCGTAGGTGATC
This portion of the Mesotoga infera genome encodes:
- a CDS encoding GNAT family N-acetyltransferase, translating into MVRLEKMAAEDFDAYIEKLTANYAKDNVRSGRWTREEALEKSVSQINSLLPEGIETQNHVFFSIVDEGTGDAVGYIWLHVAPGEGHKKAFIYDLIIFEKFRKRGYGRSALVALEEYAKEKGIASISLHVFAHNAAAFSLYRKMGYEVTSMNMIKNIPDTQME
- a CDS encoding VOC family protein; this translates as MEKRNNPIVYWEINAKDGPALAEFYRDVFGWESAVDDTGFHSFKSGNAGGIDGGIFTGKGLLPPHRALYIEVEDIREVLEKVSKRGIEILQGPFESGNAILAFFRDPEGHMLGLIERKPIQSEK
- the pepT gene encoding peptidase T, which gives rise to MKRMIDRFMRYVSVETTSSHDSDSSPTTEGQLKLAALLRDELEGLGLEEVSLDGHGYVMATLGANTDARVPVIGFVAHMDTSPDASGKDVKARIVRYEGGEITLNPEKGIVLDPSTYPELLDYRGQELIVTDGTTLLGADDKAGIAEIVTALEYLMEHPQIKHGKIRVCFTPDEEVGKGTDHFDVEKFGADYAYTVDGGALGQLQYETFNAAGAKVKITGLNIHPGSAKDRMKNSMLIASEFISLLPAAETPAATQGREGFFHLTSMAGTVEETNLNYIIRDHSRERFENRKRLMQYAAAFLNAKYGEGTVSVTVKDSYRNMREMIEPVMFIVDIAARAMRNVGIEPVIEPVRGGTDGARLSFMGLPTPNIFTGGMNYHGRFEYVPIESMVKAVEVIVEICKLFPSCRTHLMSF
- a CDS encoding GNAT family N-acetyltransferase; the encoded protein is MVERVCEGNLKDFLSYCHKYGGEHDDSYLPGDDFTIDDDHPSFLLYDEDLRVCGAASLMLEEQYRRAGKGRFMIFHSIQSEPAGYRSLLEAVLAEATGVVINVYLFVPPGPKIQRVLEGLGFEIERYSFVMKRKMTNIQVPVQEGVDFVTFDEREDGELYCHIVNSAFKKIAGHIDIKPDRVSAMIEKYNIPAEGIQLLYFEGTPVGLFFSEITEDGMLEIGPIAVLPEYQGRGLGRALLRRAVQLSQRLGLDSVLSVNAENEKALSLYLKEGFTRVGTRICYGMDLDP
- a CDS encoding alpha/beta hydrolase, producing MIIAVIALSVFAFLLLAGFVFSSKVIKPRCVPYEETYRMEIDKSRFDPVWYDKLAKEEHWIDSPYGYKLHAIYLPCDASKKTVIICHGITYSLFGSMKYARIFLDLGFNVMAYDHRNHGKSGGKDTTFGHYEKYDLKAVKEWVLERTGEETTVGLHGESMGAAIALQYLAIDEKISFCIADCGFSDLKELLKIRVEKDFHLPAFPFMDIAGLITRVRTGMSFADISPIKAVGGVRAPVMFVHGSDDWYVPAFMSRKMYEAKKTGPKKLLVVPGAGHASSIATDPARYAVQIRSFLEECGLS
- a CDS encoding ATP-binding protein; translated protein: MDFSTVAFYNPWWDEKSKSTDYAFHLVDKYESSSFKRDYNGLFDLSGNNLYIVRGPRQIGKSTLLKFTIANLLKSGERRSVLYLPLDTISRADELRSLLIQYLQFSRNEKKRYIFIDEITMVDQWQRAVKEVRDNTEMAGDFFALSGSSASDLKRSSERLPGRKGQSGADILLLPLTFREYLSCKKVDGLPKCQPEDILKMVPADSFELLIKNEILKTEFFNYIASGGFPSAVEAYAKGESRETLVRTFWEILIGNIERYGLSRAKLIQILTYVSTRLSSRFSWNSAASETEIDTKTFQKYVEVLGIDYLLLTLKHMDQKTHLTSEKKQKKIYYCDRLISDVVSQKLGLQLDRSAILENIMTTNCVFAFGKNLDNGLDSITEVGYWYSKEGKEIDLLVKNVPIELKYQNSIIPQDLSTIKRHFKKGIILSKHTLDLSGDIKILPLHIFLAITGE
- a CDS encoding MFS transporter, with the translated sequence MDKIKRTQILSIFEGSIYNGFFLITQGFLGTGLALEFGASEPVIALLGVLPTISQFVQLLAPAMMRLIGNRKRAMMIFATVSRLSTAFIPVTLAVGMNRQSILLIIMALFSMAASLTGNFWVSLMKDVAPRERAAKFFSSRNIIFTITNMLITLFYSFLLDAVPGTRGFLIITVLGTISALVSLVLLGFHYDPPREITYGRGLFRAVTKDRKFMPYLVFYAFWSFSIAITSPFFSYHELVNMKLGYSFLSILNVFSSLLTMVFYFIWGKIADRIGSQAVLEFGVFGAFIKIILWVFMNEQTVYLLYIDTLIGTISWSAINLCLFTTMLDLLDGVNTESYYALLSFANGGAALVGSLAGGFLASYLNKFGWEILGMRFYGIQILFFVTFVLRGLSLFLLRRVKTRKERSVAGMIFNSASVIANRLAARPREMVDILVQLNRKRKKGRSDVDEKDD